The window TATGAAGCAACTACTTACTTTTTTGAAGTTActtgtttgatttttattgttgatctAAGCATAATGTTGttaactattttgtatataactAGAATATATTTTTGaccaatgaaataaaaaaaatctagaaTATTTGAAACATGCTCGTCTTAATAAGTGACCAGCGCAATTAAGTGGAGCCTATATAAACGTTGATGCAAATAAGTATCCGTTCAACAAAAGGTTTAAACAGATAGTTACAACTTTACAACTTTAGTAAATGTTAAAACACTTTATCATGCCTTTTCATATGAAAATACTTTGCGTTAGAAGTGTAGACACAATACATATATTTCTTATATTTGGTGATAAACATTCTAGTTCAAATAAGATATGACTGAGATTCAAATTCGTGATATTTTTATCACGTtaacttctgataccatgttaaggaatcaaatgaactaaaaatttaagctaaAAGTTAAAGCCGTAATTTACAGTATATACAAAATCAATGCAACATCACGTGGTATTTGAAAATTAGCTTTTGGCTTTTTGGTAGGtcaaataacccaaaaaaaGTTACAGGCAAATGATTTTTAAGACAGCTGAAAAACTAGTTTCTAAGTCAACTCAAAACCAAAAAGCATTGATTTCTAgctttttatctattttttctctaataaatatatgataattaataaattattcaaatatCAGATGGTCAGACTAGTTTCAGACTTGACCTATAGCCTCATCTAATAGTTATTTGCCCAAACATGCCCcacattaaaaaaagaaaaattacctaaaattatccaacattttcatgattatccaacattttcatgattttcctacaataatcccacatattgattaaccatgaataatctcaattttatggGATATTTTCCTGGAGTAAATTCGAGTAACCGAATGACCTgctctatatatatactaggtaatttaccaaaaagtaaactaaaaactaatataaaattagagaaaaaattttgaaaatttacataaaaaattataatatttttttacatttttttctacgttttattttaatttatcttttcttttaaaaaaataaaacttgttattgCAGGTCGTCCGTTTACCTGATGCACTCTAAGGCAAATACCCCATAAAGCTgtgattattcatagttaatcaataaatagaattattgtagaaaaacattaaattattctagatattctttcctaaaaaaataataaaaaaaaagcatattcacaatttttttttcccattCAAGGTGAATATGTTGGCCCTAATGTGGTTTGTGGGGCCCATTTTACCCAAGACAAATTGATTTTACAATATATGGTCAACAGCCGGCCAAGAAGTAGGTAGTTGCAAGTTTGTGGACTGTACCTTAATTTTTGACTAATCACTTGTCTAGAAGGTTAAGGTTttagttcaaacttcaaacattGTGGATCTACTTTTCTCCTTTAAAGGACTACATAAACTAGACTTAGGGCTATCCAACTTTAGAGTATGCATTGCAATCATCTTCAAATCCTCTATATAAATTATAGAGCATTAACTTTTAAGTATAAACCATTATTTCTTTTTGTAGTAGTCTAACCAATATAAAGGAGGAAACTATTTGATAACGTCAATTGTTGTCTCTCTAATAAATTGATCCACAAACATCATGTGAATCACCACGTATGCTAATACAAAATAAGAAACACTTTTTCTTATTACATTTTAGATGGGAAGTAATATATTAGAGCGATAATGCTTATGAAAAAGATAAACAAAGAAGTGCATCCATTTTATACACGATGTATCACCTCTTCATATGCTCATCACATGTAACCTTTACATATATTtatcataataaataaaattttgttttaattcataaataaacatataatcAATCCTTGTAACTCCTCAtacattttgttttaattcataaataaacatataatcAATCCTTGTAACTCCTCATACATAAGTATTCAATGCACATCTTATGCTCTTGGTGTAAATATATATCCGATCAATTACTTATATGAGTAATCTCATAAAACCCGATTATAATAAGCTAGCTACTAATAGCATTCTTGAAGGAAGTCGCGAAGAAGATATAAACTCATCCACCATGTTTCAAAGGTGTGTTGAACCCCCATTAAAGGGTGAAAAAACTCTATCCTAGAACTGCTAGCCTTTTGTATTTACACGGTGACTATTATTATAGGAGGCTTCAGAAAAGCTCGGAAAATTAAGAGTTCAACAAGAATAAACCACACAATACTTTAAACTAGGGAGGAATCGAAGATACTGGTACAAGGTGGATCTAACACTTACCCCATGTGCTGAATTAACCCAACTATCATTCTTCTATGTTATATGTTACACaatttaataatgataaaataacTCTAACCATATCCTAGTCCAACCCTAACGGCAGGAATGCAGTAGTGGTAAGATGGTAAACAAGAATGACTTGCTACTTGCTAGACTCCTATTATATGCTCTTCTTGCAATGATACACAACATAATATCTGGGAATAAAACATGTGATGGATGATACAATCCAGTCTTCTAGGAAAAAATATTCATACATGCATAATTAGATTTGGTCGGTCTACACTACGACGCAAGTTAAACAATTACAAATCATTTTCTTGAATAGTACAACTTAAACATAAAGCAAATCATCCTAATACAATCTTTTTTCCGTTGTTACACAAAAGCATTCTGCGGATTTCCTACTAAAACTGTCACTTGGCTAATCGAACCATTGTTTTGTTCGTAGCCCCAAAGTTGAAGGTAACATGTTCTTACTTCTTACTATTAAAGAGTGATATCAAGAAGCATATCTCTTACAGAATATAGATTGTTTGATGCGGGGCAGTTGCTGGCAACTTTGGTCACAGATGGAGACTTGTAGCATGGCTGCCCTTCAACAAGAGGCCAATATGAGGTCTCGGGTGCTGGAAACGAGCTATGTTTTCTGTCTTTATCTATGCTGTGTTCCCCTTCAGTAAGAGAAAACCCGAATAGCCTACAACTGGTTTTAGCAGCGGGAATTAAGTCGTTACCACCTTTCAAGAGAGGATTGTATGCAGGAACACTCGAACACTTTACATGTTCTGTACTCATCATCCTGGGTTGACACACGGGAGTTCTGAAGCTCCGAGCTGGCTGAATGCTGCCATGTGGGAACATTAGGACCGAGGATGGTGAAGAGACTTGTGCCTTCAGCCATCCGTTTCCACAGTTAGGCACTCGGACACCTTCGAAAATCTCAAAGGGACTACCACCTTCATGCCTGCGGTTGCTTGATGTTGTTAACCCATCCATGTGAGCCGGACTTGAATGATGTATTTCTTGACCTTGCAAGACCTTTTGGAATCGGAATGATTCCCTGAAGCCTACGCCTTTGGCAGTCCTGCCAAAATCACCTTGCGGAATGGAGCTAGGATAGCATCTTCCAGGTTCAGACAGGGGGGGATGAGGGttatcattaccattacagGCTGAACGAGAACCCAATTTTTCTTGACCTTGCAAGACCTTCCGGTATCCTAAGGATTCCCCAAAGTCCGCTATACCAACTCCACCTATCACATTATCAAAAGGATACTAAGCATCAGTTATGCAACACACCTAATAAATGAAGTCACTTGCATAGGATATAAAAAAACCTACTAGGAATTGAAAATTCTGGTTTAGACAACGGCATGCCAATTCTGCTCCTTTTTAGGCCAGTGGACATCATGCTGCTGGGACTCGGGAATGAACCAGTTGCCTCGATTTCCCATGGAGAAACTCTACCATGGCGATTCACTTCAACATCATCCCACCTTACCTGGACAAATGAGCAAGAAAACATTCAGCACCTTCATGTCCTGTTGTGAATTCTTAAAAATCGATAATCATCACGTTGTTTCTAGTTTCAACatacaattaaaaaatagataatACGAGATTCTAAGGCTTTTCGGTCATTGCCTTCGTTGCGTGGCAATCGTTCCATGAAAAAAGGTGAGTCATCATACATATTAAGAAATCGGTGATGGAATGAGTCcaagattttatttattattctcaCATCACGACCTCATTCATCAGCCTAAGAAAAAAGAACATAAACTACATATTTAGACCAGAAGCAACTGGTAAGCAGGTAAGCAGCTAAGCATCAGTGCATCACCCAATCTCTTCTGAAACACTGTATCCATTAGAACTTTCAAGCCTTTTGAGAATAAGAACGTGCTAGTATTAAAATCTTAATATAAGTTCTCAAAACTGCAAAAAAAATGTAGATGTAGACTGTATAGAACTGTCAAAGCCAAGGTTTATGCAGTACATTATAACACAGGGAACGGGATTCTAATGGATGCGTACCATTAGGCAACGCCATTTAGATCCAGGCCATCTCATGGGATCCAACTCGGCCATTCCAGTCACTACTCCAGTGTACCTGTTGCACGAGACCATGTAAGATAACCCATAAAAACAAAGATACATAACACTTCTGTAACAGCAGTATGAAAGCATTTCTAACCTTCTTTCACCAGCATCTTCTGCCTCAAAACGCATTTTGAACCTCATTCCCACGCTGAAAGAAGTGTCTAGACTCTTCATGAACCTCCGGAATGGCACAACAAACTCAGATGAGCTTGCCCTACaagaacaaataaattaaaaaataaaattcacgTTATTATGGAGCTAAAATTCTATCATGCATTACTGTATTTTGAAGATGTACGACTAATAATGCCAAAGTCTTGATCCCAACAATGTTTTTAAGGTATTTCATATCCTTTATTAAGGTTTAAGTATGGCTTACACAAGTTAATGGCATACAGATTTTGATGAAACACATTCCATGTATAAGAAAAGATCATTAAAATTTACCTTATTCCAAACTTAAAACTGTATACAGTATACACTCTCACCACCGAAAACCTACATTATATTCTTGGTGAGGTTCCATTTACCAGATTTCTTGATATTTCCTACAGTTATAGGCTTATAGTAGGTCGAGCTGATGCTTTTGATAGAAAAACTATAATGTAAATGGCATATTTTACTTATCCATATAGGCTTTTGATATAAATTGGCTATATTTGACCTATGATTCATTTCTTCTGCATTTATAGGCTGTAGTCAGACAAGATCAAAGTTCTCAAAGCTTTATTTACTTCTTTAACCTACACTAAAACATCTCAGCAAAACTCAATAGAGGAAAGACAAATTATCATCTTAAAATAAATACAAGTAGAATGTAGGAAATATGGCTTCAGCCTTCAACTGACAAGCACAACtataatgtataagaaaaacaCTGATAGAGCATAGAGATGTAGACGCACAACCAGGTTTTGAAGTAAGGGAGTTAGCTCGAGTCTTGGGGGTTAGCTATACAAAAGAAAGGTAGGGAAAGTGATCTATATAGCGACTTGCAGATATTTTAACAAGGATTCCTACAATACCTTGGGTTGTAACAGACACTGAAAACACGTCCAGAAGATATGGCGTCGATTGCAGCAGACACACTCTGATTGCACAACGGTCTACCAGAAAGAGCAGAAAACAATGCAGGCCCTTTCAGTTGAACTGCTCTTCGGATTCCTAATCTCAACTCCCCATCAGCACCTCTGCCCAACAGACGATATGATAAGAagatatgataaaaaaatcaatcataAAAAGTTCACAATAAAATCTTTAGCCACCTAAGGAAGAGTACAGCATCTCCAGAAACCAGCTTCTTCTTGTTCACAAAAGCACTCCAACCAGTTGTAAGCAAATGCCTCCTCGGCTGGCCTGGTGCAGCACAGAAGGTTGcagaaagaaaaattataaaagtagaCATTTACAACTACACCATTTTAAGAAAGGCTTCTTATTAAAACAAAGCAACAAATCCTTTAAATAATCATGTTTAGACCATCGGAGAGTACACCCCAAACAGTCTAAAGCAAACCCAAAACAATAATAGTTCTTTAATATCCAAATCCAACGCGTGAACAGCGCTATCAACATTGTATTTGAtacaaagtaaaaaaatttcAGCTGCATTTGTCCCATTTAACCataaaaactcacaaaaaaatgttcaaaGGGGGTTAAATCTAAGGGACGAAGTAGTACAGTTGAGggaaataaaatgttaaaacttCCAATTTTCTTTCTTATGCTTGATAAAAATGATTGAAATGGATATTAtcttattctaataaaaaagaaaaggtgAATGGAGTAGAAATGGTGggaaaaagagaaggaagaagtTAAATTTAGAGAAAAATCTGCAATATTGCTTTACTTttttatgaaagaaaaataCCTTTTCCccaataagagaaaaaaaaattgaaaaaataactaTTATCATCCTTAGGAAATTTATTTTCACCCTTAACAAACTAAAGGAAAAAAAGATGGATAAGTAACTTTCTTGGAATGATATGTGCCTAACCAAACTCAGTCTTCATCTATTAACAGAGATTTTCTCAACTAGGGAGATAATATGTTTAATAAGGAACAAAGTCACTAGTTTACAACAAACATTGACATTAAACAATGAAATGCCAGATAATAGGTACTAGTATATGAGGACCTAGGATCTAAAAACTGCCCCTAACCTCCAATGTACCTCTGTAAATATGTCTGAAAGTCCACTTCACTCCATGCAGATCCTTTGCAACAAGCTCCTGAGATGGCCTTTGCTGCTTATAATCCTACAATAAATTCCTTATGATTAAACTTCCTTAAAGAAACTGCTGTTATCAAATGCCTACAAGGCCAACATTGTATCAAAACTTAGCAAGCCAAAACAAGATAACTATGGTGAGATTACCAAGGGAGGGAAGCAGTCCTCGGCAGCACGACGAGGGACCGAGAAACCTCCATGAGTGCTGGTATCGGAGGCGGTAAGAGTCTTGCAGAACATGTGTGGTGTAGTAGACTTGACCACATCATCAAAATCCTCTTCATCTCCCTCAACATCTGTCTCACTCTCTCTCGGTTTCTCCTCAATCTGAGTTTCAATTATTAAGCACAACAATGTGCAAAGCATTGTCAGAAACATTGTAAAATGAATTAAAGAACATAACTTCAAGAACATTAAACAAACATTCCTTAATAATTAATCAGGAAGCATAAAATGtggattaattaattaactaccATATTTAAACCTCAATACAAGTATTACTACTTTCTTGCATTTAGAATAACAAGGATTAAACTATAGTAGTTAACACAACTTCATAAACTGGTGGGTGATTATTAAAAACTCAATCATTCTTACCTGGCTTTCTGGGATTAGAGAAACTTGAGCATAAACCTCATCAGTTGCCACTTCAGCCTACCAAAAATGAGCAcacatttcaaaatcattttaattattatcttCCTCAAATTGCAAAACcaacacaaaatattattaatcAACTCATTAATTCCCAAATTCCCAGAATAGATAAATAATCCCCAAAATTATGCCATACTCAACCCAACATTCACAATCATTTAAGATAACAAACCAAAATCTAAAGTACCTAAAAGAAGCAAACTTTCACAAAAAAAGTATCAAATAAATTCACATACAAACCACTTAGAACCAAACAAATAGCAAAAACAGCATATGCCAAGAATTAAACTTCAAACCCCATGTTACCCAAATTTGACacaaaaattattacaacacCAAATAAAGACTAACACCCTTTAAAAGAAAGGGAAAAGATGGGAACTTACATGGAGTTTAACATCAAGAACACGACAGAACACGTGAGGAGGAATATTGTTTTGGTGGGAATCAAAAGCattattcttcttattattattactactactattaACCCCACATGAAAAATCAAATTCAGGCATATTATGCTGttgttgatgttgatgatgtTCTTCAAGATGACCTTGAGGTAAGTAAACTACCAAGCTACCCTTTTTGGGTAAAGAAATCAAAGGACCAGCACAAGCATGCCATAACTCCATACAAACAGATGAAGATGGTGAAGATGAATTCGGAGAAGAAAGACTAAAGTTTGAATCTTGGAGATTTTGGGTACTATTGTTACTATTTTGGTAATAGTTAGTagtatcttcatcttcattgaCAGTgtttaaatcaattaaaacacCCATCATACCAAAATTATGCTTAGATTAGATTAGATTTTCAATGAGATTCAATGAGAAATAAAGATTGAAACTTTAAGGAGTGGGTTATTAGAGAGAGAAAGGTAGATAGAAGAAGGGTAAAATAGGCGAATATGAAAATTGCTACAAGGAGACTTAACTTAGGTAAGACAGGTACTTAACCTGCAAAGGCACTGCATTGCTAAAAGGAGAACTCACTCACTAGTCTCTCCCTGAATCTCAATCTGAATCCCAATCTCTGAgagtatttaattttatctcTCTAAAATGAAGGGGGGGTTTTTCAGATTTAAGGTGTCAAATCCAAAGATGGGTCATGGgtataatttgttttattaaaatttattgggTATTTGAAAAATAGAAGGGTAATGaagaaattaaaggaaaaaagaagggaaagtGGAGAAGATTTGGTGTATGTGTTTGGAAGGAGGTGAAATAGTAGTAAATAGTTTTCTTTTTCTCATTATAAGAAGTAGGAGTATAGGGTAATAGGAATAGGAGTATTGATCTGCAAATAAAGAAAAGAGGGTGCTttgctttgttttgttttgttttggtttgCAGGGAGAGAGTGCAGCAAGTGAtggaagagagagagagagagagagagagagagagaaaagagAGGGAGCAGCAGCTGTTGTAAGCCTGTGATGTGTGGCAGAAAGACAGAGTAAgtaagagagagagagaaagaaagattAATGAGGGAGTATTGAGTGGTGTGTGAGTAATGAAATGAGTAATGGAGAGTGAGTGAGTGAGTGAGTGAGTTATTGGATAAaatttagagaaaaaaaaaagaaaaaacaacaaaaGTAGAAGTGAATAAACAAAGCTTTTTATGCACAACCCCCTATATTTCCGGGCGCATTTGTCTATTGTCATCTTCTCACATGTCCCCCTTCCGTTCCCTTCCCCTCCCTTCCCCTCCCTTCCTACTTCCCTACTTCTACTCTTATTAATCTCTTCTGTCCGTAACAATACTCGTTACATTACATTACACCCAATCTCTCTCTATATTTCGTACTCTCAATTCTTTCTTTCTTGTGTTTGTAATATGCCCACTTGCTTACTTTTAGCTTTATCAACCTATTTTATGTTCTTATGTCACATTAATCATTTTGtattataatttcaaattcattttaattgttCTATTTACTTTATACGTTttatttaatatctctaattctGTATATaactgaaaattttaaaaagctaatataaataattcttgtattgagacgaaccaaacaagatcccacttaattatgttttaacataatgattaataataaaatacaaattaaaaataagagatgaatagtgcctaaaaatcaaatgagacattaatggtgaattaaatggaGTATAATTTTTCACCTAAGTGATTCAAATGAGTGGGATTAAGAAGTACTCTTCAGCTACTTTCTTTGTTCTCTCGTATTAGGTTTtgattttttacgcaatttattttgttatccGATTAAACAGTTCAAACAAGattctacttgactatattttttcttatatattaaccgcaatatattaaaataaat of the Amaranthus tricolor cultivar Red isolate AtriRed21 chromosome 6, ASM2621246v1, whole genome shotgun sequence genome contains:
- the LOC130815953 gene encoding auxin response factor 3, with the protein product MMGVLIDLNTVNEDEDTTNYYQNSNNSTQNLQDSNFSLSSPNSSSPSSSVCMELWHACAGPLISLPKKGSLVVYLPQGHLEEHHQHQQQHNMPEFDFSCGVNSSSNNNKKNNAFDSHQNNIPPHVFCRVLDVKLHAEVATDEVYAQVSLIPESQIEEKPRESETDVEGDEEDFDDVVKSTTPHMFCKTLTASDTSTHGGFSVPRRAAEDCFPPLDYKQQRPSQELVAKDLHGVKWTFRHIYRGQPRRHLLTTGWSAFVNKKKLVSGDAVLFLRGADGELRLGIRRAVQLKGPALFSALSGRPLCNQSVSAAIDAISSGRVFSVCYNPRASSSEFVVPFRRFMKSLDTSFSVGMRFKMRFEAEDAGERRYTGVVTGMAELDPMRWPGSKWRCLMVRWDDVEVNRHGRVSPWEIEATGSFPSPSSMMSTGLKRSRIGMPLSKPEFSIPSGVGIADFGESLGYRKVLQGQEKLGSRSACNGNDNPHPPLSEPGRCYPSSIPQGDFGRTAKGVGFRESFRFQKVLQGQEIHHSSPAHMDGLTTSSNRRHEGGSPFEIFEGVRVPNCGNGWLKAQVSSPSSVLMFPHGSIQPARSFRTPVCQPRMMSTEHVKCSSVPAYNPLLKGGNDLIPAAKTSCRLFGFSLTEGEHSIDKDRKHSSFPAPETSYWPLVEGQPCYKSPSVTKVASNCPASNNLYSVRDMLLDITL